A window of the Acanthochromis polyacanthus isolate Apoly-LR-REF ecotype Palm Island chromosome 10, KAUST_Apoly_ChrSc, whole genome shotgun sequence genome harbors these coding sequences:
- the rest gene encoding LOW QUALITY PROTEIN: RE1-silencing transcription factor (The sequence of the model RefSeq protein was modified relative to this genomic sequence to represent the inferred CDS: deleted 2 bases in 1 codon) — protein sequence MAAQTVFSVEMFPAVGVSLMEDGQSLSDMPRNTLPAPQLVMLANVAAVTAAESGGGGEGSAADEKEMMELKTVGCSSYSDSEDESIIRYSYDNHNQREVCIIEYPESPGLPAEGVVVGHSAEGNGGDKAENLSRRPQPHPPAAKPPQQGAKHKEPPGATESAKKKKPFHCKPCHFQAQNEQEFVEHLGTHSISKMLVVNRVEGRSKTKAKEAEARVPGSSRSGGADSGGGEAAAAAGDIKGLIRCERCGYNTNRYDHYIAHLKHHSKEGEDHRVFKCTLCPYTTVSQYHWRKHLRNHFPSKLHTCSQCSYFSDRKSNYIQHIRTHTGVRPFQCLYCDYSSSQKTHLTRHMRTHSGERPFKCESCTYLAANQHEVTRHARQVHNGPKPLSCPYCEYKTADRSNFKKHVELHLNPRQFLCPLCKYAASKKCNLQYHIKSRHSGCNVAVDVSKVKLRVKKPGPDEENADSNANKEEDFDMDEDSSPINLSIRKTGRSGQSVGQTPDKAQTSKSNITCTEKSSKVKDKPVEPEKKIATRQKKVNGSPAENTLVKETQTEVTPATHTNTNKVKRRVKNKDKVAVQDQADALQKPQTEPEKPDHQHQRSDEARSVTLKVNQQNNSSSGSENRSLLSKPRKKSEKTPEHVDEAQTGLDHWRRPQKDKLLTKDKAAKRKAVSTALDLSSKSSSETPPKTRRLKALKSASEDITETIESSLTKKKKKKAKSSNKKATSLPKERSASSVIRLSSEAPEASAQVDDLTPAATTTASPTEPTAFTDQNSEKTCNVSPSSSSSSEDTPSVDRPVPTPPPPPPSSLKAADPEDDEGIHSSHEGGSDISDSASEGSDDSGLNGTGATVSAKMANDPETPTNEIPTPTELKSHLCIFCDRTFPLEGEYRRHLNRHLVNVYYMDAKAQK from the exons GTACAGCTACGACAACCACAACCAGAGAGAAGTCTGCATCATCGAGTATCCAGAGTCTCCAGGCCTGCCTGCTGAAGGTGTGGTAGTTGGACACAGCGCTGAGGGCAACGGGGGCGACAAAGCTGAAAACCTGTCCCGCCGGCCCCAGCCCCACCCACCTGCCGCCAAACCACCTCAGCAGGGTGCCAAACACAAAGAGCCCCCCGGTGCCACAGAGAGCgccaagaagaagaagcccTTCCACTGCAAGCCATGCCACTTCCAGGCCCAGAATGAGCAGGAGTTTGTGGAGCACCTCGGCACCCATAGCATCAGCAAGATGTTGGTGGTAAACCGCGTAGAGGGGCGCAGCAAGACCAAGGCCAAGGAGGCGGAG GCCCGAGTCCCAGGCTCCAGCAGGTCCGGGGGGGCGGACAGCGGCGGCGGGGAggcggcggcggcagcaggCGACATCAAGGGGCTGATCAGGTGTGAGCGGTGCGGCTACAACACCAACCGATACGACCACTACATCGCCCACCTGAAGCACCACAGCAAGGAGGGCGAGGACCACAG GGTTTTCAAGTGCACTCTGTGTCCGTACACCACCGTCAGCCAGTACCACTGGAGGAAACACCTGAGGAATCACTTCCCTAGCAAACTGCACACCTGCAGCCAGTGTTCCTACTTCTCAGACCGCAAGAGCAACTACATCCAGCACATCCGGACTCACACTG GTGTCCGTCCTTTCCAGTGCCTGTACTGCGACTACTCCAGCTCTCAGAAGACCCACCTGACCAGACATATGAGGACTCATTCAG GTGAACGCCCTTTCAAGTGTGAGAGCTGCACCTACTTGGCAGCCAATCAGCATGAGGTGACCCGGCACGCTCGGCAGGTCCACAACGGCCCTAAACCTCTGTCCTGTCCCTACTGCGAGTACAAGACAGCCGACCGCAGCAACTTCAAGAAGCACGTCGAGCTTCACCTCAACCCTCGCCAGTTTCTCTGTCCACTCTGCAAGTACGCGGCCTCCAAGAAGTGCAACCTGCAGTACCACATCAAGTCCCGGCACTCTGGCTGCAACGTCGCCGTGGACGTTTCCAAGGTCAAGCTGCGTGTCAAGAAACCCGGTCCTGACGAGGAAAACGCCGACTCCAACGCTAACAAAGAGGAGGACTTTGACATGGACGAGGACTCGAGCCCAATCAATCTGTCAATCAGAAAGACTGGCAGGTCAGGCCAGAGTGTTGGCCAAACACCTGACAAGGCTCAGACCTCTAAATCGAACATCACTTGCACTGAAAAATCCTCAAAGGTGAAGGACAAGCCAGTGGAACCGGAGAAAAAGATTGCAACGAGGCAGAAGAAGGTGAACGGGAGTCCAGCAGAGAACACGCTTGTTAAAGAAACCCAGACGGAGGTAACACCTGCCACACATACAAACACCAACAAGGTGAAGAGGCGAGTCAAGAATAAAGATAAAGTAGCAGTCCAGGACCAAGCAGACGCACTGCAAAAACCTCAAACAGAGCCAGAGAAACCCGACCACCAACATCAAAGATCGGATGAGGCCAGATCAGTGACACTGAAGGTGAATCAgcagaacaacagcagcagtggcAGCGAGAACAGGAGTCTTCTCAGCAAACCTCGCAAGAAGTCAGAGAAAACTCCAGAACACGTTGATGAAGCTCAGACAGGGTTAGATCACTGGAGACGACCTCAGAAAGACAAGTTGTTGACCAAGGACAAGGCTGCAAAGAGGAAAGCTGTTTCCACAGCTTTAGATCTGTCCAGCAAGTCCTCTTCTGAGACCCCGCCCAAGACCAGGCGGCTGAAAGCCTTGAAATCTGCTTCAGAAGACATTACTGAGACCATCGAGTCCAGTctgacgaagaagaagaagaagaaggccaAGAGTTCCAACAAGAAGGCCACAAGTCTGCCAAAAGAGAGGTCCGCGTCGTCTGTCATCAGGCTGTCCTCTGAGGCTCCGGAAGCTTCTGCTCAGGTGGACGACCTGACACCAGCCGCCACCACTACTGCCAGCCCGACAGAACCCACCGCCTTTACAGACCAAAACTCTGAGAAAACTTGCAATGTTTcaccgagcagcagcagctccagtgaGGACACACCTTCTGTGGACCGGCCTGTGcccacaccaccaccaccaccaccatcatctcTCAAAGCCGCAGACCCCGAGGACGATGAAGGTATACACAGCAGCCACGAAGGGGGAAGCGACATCAGCGACAGCGCCTCCGAGGGCAGCGACGACTCTGGCCTGAACGGTACTGGCGCTACCGTTTCTGCTAAGATGGCCAACGACCCCGAAACCCCCACCAACGAGATCCCAACGCCGACGGAGCTCAAGAGTCACTTGTGCATCTTCTGCGACCGTACGTTCCCCCTGGAGGGCGAGTACCGCCGCCACCTGAACCGCCACCTCGTCAACGTCTACTACATGGACGCCAAAGCTCAGAAATAA